From Enterococcus wangshanyuanii, the proteins below share one genomic window:
- the tpiA gene encoding triose-phosphate isomerase, which produces MRKPIIAGNWKMNKTLAEAQSFAEAVKNAVPSSDVVDSVIGSPALFLAPLAWNLKDSQVQLSAQNCYWENAGAFTGENSPAAIADLGVQYVIIGHSERREYFHETDEDINKKAKAIFANNMTPIFCCGESLETYEAGKTAEWIEGQITNGLVGLTNDQVSSMVIAYEPIWAIGTGKSADANIADEICGVVRSTVEKLYGKEVSEAVRIQYGGSVKPENIAEYMAKENVDGALVGGASLEADSFLALLDAVK; this is translated from the coding sequence ATGCGTAAACCAATTATCGCTGGTAACTGGAAAATGAATAAAACTTTAGCAGAAGCACAAAGCTTTGCTGAAGCAGTAAAAAATGCTGTTCCATCAAGTGATGTTGTCGATTCAGTCATTGGATCTCCAGCATTGTTCTTGGCTCCATTAGCATGGAATCTTAAAGATTCACAAGTGCAATTATCTGCACAAAACTGCTATTGGGAAAATGCTGGCGCGTTCACTGGTGAAAATTCTCCAGCTGCAATTGCAGATCTAGGTGTTCAATATGTGATCATTGGTCACTCTGAACGTCGTGAGTATTTCCACGAAACAGATGAAGACATCAACAAAAAAGCCAAAGCAATCTTTGCGAATAACATGACACCGATCTTCTGTTGTGGTGAATCTTTAGAAACCTATGAAGCTGGCAAAACAGCTGAATGGATCGAAGGACAAATCACTAATGGCTTAGTTGGCTTAACAAACGATCAAGTATCATCTATGGTCATTGCTTATGAACCAATCTGGGCAATCGGTACTGGTAAATCTGCGGATGCTAACATTGCAGACGAAATTTGCGGCGTTGTTCGTTCAACGGTCGAAAAATTATACGGCAAAGAAGTATCAGAAGCAGTTCGTATCCAATACGGCGGTTCTGTAAAACCAGAAAACATTGCTGAGTATATGGCAAAAGAAAACGTTGACGGTGCTTTAGTCGGCGGAGCTAGCTTGGAAGCTGACTCATTCTTAGCTTTGTTGGATGCAGTTAAATAA
- the gap gene encoding type I glyceraldehyde-3-phosphate dehydrogenase, whose protein sequence is MTVKVGINGFGRIGRLAFRRIQDVAGIEVVAINDLTDAKMLAHLLKYDTTQGRFNGTVEVHEGSFNVNGKEVKVLANRNPEELPWGELGVDIVLECTGFFTSKEKAELHLKAGAKRVVISAPGGNDVPTIVYNTNHDILTGKETVISGASCTTNCLAPMAKALQDNFGVVEGLMTTIHAYTGDQMTLDGPHPGGDFRRARAAAENIVPNTTGAAKAIGLVIPELNGKLDGAAQRVPVATGSLTELVTVLDKNVTVEEVNEVMAKAANESYGYNEDQIVSSDIVGMTFGSLFDATQTKVMTVGDKQLVKTVAWYDNEMSYTAQLVRTLEYFANL, encoded by the coding sequence ATGACAGTTAAAGTAGGTATTAATGGATTTGGACGTATCGGACGCTTAGCATTCCGTCGTATCCAAGATGTAGCAGGAATCGAAGTAGTAGCAATCAACGACTTAACAGATGCTAAAATGTTGGCTCACTTGTTAAAATATGACACAACTCAAGGACGTTTCAACGGAACTGTTGAAGTTCACGAAGGTTCTTTCAACGTAAACGGTAAAGAAGTTAAAGTTCTTGCTAACCGTAACCCAGAAGAATTACCATGGGGCGAATTAGGCGTAGACATCGTTCTTGAATGTACAGGATTCTTCACTTCAAAAGAAAAAGCTGAATTACACTTAAAAGCTGGTGCTAAACGTGTTGTTATCTCTGCTCCTGGTGGAAATGACGTACCAACAATCGTTTACAACACTAACCATGATATCTTAACAGGTAAAGAAACAGTTATCTCAGGTGCTTCATGTACAACTAACTGTTTAGCTCCTATGGCGAAAGCTTTACAAGACAACTTTGGTGTTGTTGAAGGTCTTATGACTACGATCCACGCTTACACAGGTGACCAAATGACTCTTGATGGACCTCACCCAGGTGGAGACTTCCGTCGTGCACGTGCTGCAGCAGAAAACATCGTTCCTAACACAACTGGTGCTGCTAAAGCAATCGGTCTAGTTATCCCTGAATTAAACGGTAAATTAGACGGAGCTGCTCAACGTGTTCCTGTAGCAACTGGTTCATTAACTGAATTAGTAACAGTTCTTGACAAAAACGTAACTGTTGAAGAAGTAAATGAAGTTATGGCTAAAGCAGCTAACGAATCTTACGGATACAACGAAGACCAAATCGTATCTTCTGATATCGTAGGTATGACTTTCGGTTCATTATTCGATGCTACACAAACAAAAGTAATGACAGTTGGCGACAAACAATTAGTGAAAACTGTTGCTTGGTATGACAACGAAATGTCTTATACTGCACAATTAGTTCGTACTTTAGAGTACTTCGCTAACTTATAA
- a CDS encoding phosphoglycerate kinase produces the protein MAKKTIKDVDLKDKKVLVRVDFNVPLKDGVITNDNRIVAALPTIQYVIDNGGKAILFSHLGRVKTEEDKAGKSLKPVAERLSELLGKPVTFVPETRGTELETAVNNMKDGDVLVFENTRFEDIDGKKESGNDAELGKYWASLGDVFVNDAFGTAHRAHASNVGIASTGIPTVAGFLMEKEIKFVGEAVTAPKRPFVAILGGAKVSDKIGVIENLISKADKILIGGGMTYTFYKAKGMNIGNSLVEEDKVELAKELIEKAGDKLILPIDSITAAEFSNDVPTEEHTGDVPEGQMGLDIGPETIALFAQALEGAKTVVWNGPMGVFEMSNFAKGTIGVCEAIANLADATTIIGGGDSAAAAIQLGFADKFTHISTGGGASLELLEGKELPGLAAINDK, from the coding sequence ATGGCTAAAAAAACAATCAAAGATGTTGATTTAAAAGACAAAAAAGTCCTTGTCCGTGTTGACTTTAATGTACCGTTGAAAGATGGCGTGATCACTAATGATAACCGTATCGTCGCAGCTTTACCAACAATTCAATATGTTATCGACAATGGCGGAAAAGCGATTCTTTTCTCTCACTTAGGTCGTGTAAAAACAGAAGAAGATAAAGCTGGCAAATCACTAAAACCAGTAGCAGAACGTTTAAGCGAATTATTGGGCAAACCAGTAACATTCGTTCCTGAAACTCGTGGTACTGAATTAGAAACGGCTGTTAACAATATGAAAGACGGCGACGTTTTAGTCTTTGAAAACACTCGTTTTGAAGATATCGACGGCAAAAAAGAAAGCGGCAATGATGCTGAATTGGGTAAATATTGGGCTTCTTTAGGCGATGTATTCGTAAACGATGCATTCGGTACAGCCCACCGTGCGCACGCTTCTAATGTGGGTATTGCATCAACTGGTATCCCAACAGTTGCAGGCTTCTTAATGGAAAAAGAAATCAAGTTCGTTGGTGAAGCAGTGACTGCACCAAAACGTCCATTTGTTGCTATCTTGGGCGGAGCGAAAGTTTCTGACAAAATCGGTGTGATCGAAAACTTGATCTCTAAAGCAGACAAGATCCTTATTGGTGGCGGAATGACTTATACATTCTACAAAGCAAAAGGAATGAACATTGGGAACTCTTTAGTAGAAGAAGATAAAGTTGAATTAGCGAAAGAATTGATCGAAAAAGCTGGAGATAAACTAATCTTGCCAATCGATTCGATCACAGCAGCAGAATTCTCAAATGATGTACCAACAGAAGAACATACTGGTGATGTTCCTGAAGGCCAAATGGGTCTTGACATTGGTCCTGAAACAATTGCTTTATTCGCTCAAGCTTTAGAAGGCGCGAAAACAGTTGTTTGGAATGGTCCTATGGGCGTATTCGAAATGAGCAATTTCGCTAAAGGAACAATCGGTGTTTGTGAAGCAATCGCTAATTTAGCTGATGCAACAACGATCATTGGTGGAGGAGACTCTGCCGCTGCAGCAATTCAATTAGGCTTTGCTGATAAATTCACGCACATCTCAACAGGTGGCGGCGCAAGCTTAGAATTATTAGAAGGTAAAGAATTACCTGGATTAGCAGCGATCAACGATAAGTAA
- a CDS encoding DUF975 family protein — MKTRAELKTEAKAVLRGRWKDSVLMSLVPTLISIAIGLILFILLVLPVFLFVQNNPDVMSSTASYDGNSSGGGGGGLVGGLIAALFSAGISWTYLDLLRGKRQEIRPFSDAFRGFSGPVILGVICVYLLMTIFIFLWSLLLVIPGIIKGYAYSQAYFVYYDVYEETGERPGFLNCITRSRQLMNGYKGQLFLLDLSFIGWHILAILTAGIGYLWLTPYITATKAAFYENLPKQVVS, encoded by the coding sequence ATGAAAACAAGAGCTGAATTAAAAACAGAAGCAAAAGCAGTTCTTCGTGGACGCTGGAAGGATAGTGTTTTGATGTCATTGGTCCCTACTTTGATTTCAATTGCAATCGGTCTTATTTTGTTTATCTTACTTGTATTACCAGTATTTCTATTTGTTCAAAACAATCCAGATGTAATGAGCAGTACCGCAAGCTATGATGGGAATTCGAGCGGCGGCGGTGGCGGCGGATTAGTCGGAGGGCTGATTGCTGCATTATTTAGTGCAGGGATTTCATGGACATATCTTGATTTGTTACGAGGAAAAAGACAAGAAATCCGTCCATTTTCTGATGCCTTTCGCGGATTTTCCGGTCCAGTGATTTTAGGCGTGATCTGTGTGTATCTATTAATGACGATTTTCATTTTCTTATGGTCGCTATTATTGGTTATACCAGGGATCATCAAAGGCTATGCTTATTCACAGGCCTATTTTGTTTATTATGATGTCTATGAAGAAACAGGAGAGCGTCCTGGCTTTTTAAACTGCATCACGCGGAGCCGTCAGCTAATGAATGGCTATAAAGGTCAATTATTCCTATTGGATTTAAGTTTCATTGGTTGGCATATTTTAGCAATTCTTACAGCTGGAATTGGCTACTTATGGTTAACTCCTTATATAACAGCTACGAAAGCAGCTTTCTATGAAAACTTACCAAAACAAGTAGTTAGTTAG
- a CDS encoding nucleoside 2-deoxyribosyltransferase: protein MKRVYLASPFFNEKEIAYVEQVEKILAEKNLSVFSPMRHPLDNGAKVGSRQWSIETFTDDIKHIKWAEIVVAIYHGNYSDSGTAWELGYAYATDKPVILVHIDPNGLSNLMVHEGAHASITLDELATYDFDLLPASFYSGKML from the coding sequence ATGAAACGAGTCTATTTAGCTAGTCCATTTTTTAATGAAAAGGAAATTGCGTATGTTGAACAAGTAGAAAAAATTTTAGCAGAGAAAAATCTATCCGTCTTTTCACCAATGCGTCACCCCTTAGACAATGGTGCAAAAGTGGGTTCACGACAATGGTCGATTGAAACCTTTACAGATGATATCAAGCATATAAAATGGGCAGAAATCGTCGTTGCGATCTATCATGGAAATTATTCGGATAGTGGAACGGCATGGGAATTAGGTTATGCTTATGCGACAGATAAACCGGTGATTTTGGTTCATATCGATCCGAATGGATTGAGTAATTTGATGGTACATGAAGGAGCTCATGCTTCGATTACTCTTGATGAGCTGGCCACGTATGATTTTGATTTATTACCAGCGTCATTTTACTCAGGAAAGATGCTTTAA
- a CDS encoding DUF4822 domain-containing protein — translation MNKNSKKIIAGVSSLAILLAGCSVGAQESLGVKDSNQPAVEKMNQGKDKTKGDKLTKILGQTNWQGTKVYDKDHNDVTKENTNFIGLAKYDRKTGQYEFFDAKTKESRGDRGTFFITNDGTKRILISESMNYQAVVGITELTNKKFTYTRKGKDQAGNEVDVFVEHIPYNKGKLTFTEPAKTLNTTTGTIETKRSGASILGQTLWNGTKVLDESGNDVTAYNKNFISLAKFDADTNKYEFFNLETGISRGDFGYFDVLNNNKIRAHVSIGQNKYGAALELTELNNKKFTYKRAGKDQNGSDITVFVEHEPYTGDYTPEFSF, via the coding sequence ATGAATAAAAATAGCAAAAAAATAATCGCAGGGGTATCAAGTTTGGCCATTTTATTAGCAGGATGCAGTGTTGGAGCGCAAGAATCCTTAGGTGTAAAAGATAGTAATCAGCCTGCCGTTGAAAAAATGAATCAAGGAAAAGATAAAACGAAAGGCGACAAGCTGACAAAAATTTTAGGGCAAACGAACTGGCAAGGAACTAAAGTCTATGATAAAGACCACAACGATGTAACAAAAGAAAATACGAATTTTATTGGTTTAGCAAAATATGATCGTAAAACAGGTCAATATGAATTTTTTGATGCAAAAACAAAAGAAAGTCGGGGAGACCGCGGTACATTCTTTATCACTAATGATGGAACGAAAAGAATCTTGATCTCAGAATCGATGAACTATCAGGCGGTTGTTGGTATTACAGAGCTTACGAATAAGAAATTCACGTATACACGAAAAGGCAAAGACCAAGCTGGAAATGAAGTAGATGTATTTGTAGAGCATATCCCGTATAATAAAGGGAAGCTGACATTTACAGAACCAGCTAAAACACTCAATACAACAACTGGTACAATCGAGACAAAACGAAGTGGTGCATCTATTTTGGGTCAAACCTTATGGAATGGAACAAAAGTACTTGACGAGTCTGGAAATGATGTTACAGCCTACAATAAAAATTTCATTAGTTTAGCAAAATTCGATGCTGATACGAATAAGTATGAATTTTTTAATTTAGAAACTGGGATTAGCCGTGGCGATTTTGGTTACTTTGATGTATTGAACAATAATAAAATTCGCGCCCATGTTTCGATCGGACAAAATAAATACGGTGCAGCACTGGAATTAACGGAATTGAACAATAAAAAATTCACCTATAAACGGGCTGGAAAAGATCAAAACGGCAGTGATATCACCGTTTTTGTAGAGCATGAACCTTATACTGGAGACTATACTCCTGAATTTAGTTTCTAA
- a CDS encoding YitT family protein, whose product MKKFFESLPVHDYTTKLSVSIVYAILASVAMNFFYQPGNIYSSGITGLAQILTTLSTRVIGFNVPVSITLYALNIPLFFVAWLKIGKKFTIFTVLTVTLTSIFMQIVPQTVLSNDPIICAIFGGAVMGSGIGFALKNGLSSGGLDIFSITIRKKTGRSVGSISMYFNGLIIFVAGYLFGWQYMFYSALSIFVSGKVTDAVYTKQKKMQVMIITKNPDAVIEGIQQKMRRGITIIHEAEGAYRHDKQTLLLTVVTRFELPALEAAMKDSDPSAFVSISDNVKILGRFYEEDL is encoded by the coding sequence ATGAAAAAATTTTTTGAAAGCTTGCCAGTCCATGATTATACAACAAAATTGTCCGTATCGATCGTTTATGCGATTTTAGCATCTGTTGCGATGAACTTCTTTTATCAGCCGGGCAATATTTATTCCAGCGGTATTACTGGTTTAGCTCAAATTTTGACCACGCTATCGACGCGTGTTATCGGATTTAATGTTCCGGTTTCAATTACGCTGTATGCATTGAATATCCCATTATTTTTTGTAGCATGGCTCAAAATAGGCAAAAAGTTTACGATTTTTACGGTCTTGACGGTTACTTTGACTTCCATATTTATGCAAATCGTTCCGCAGACTGTTCTTTCGAATGATCCGATCATTTGTGCGATCTTTGGTGGAGCTGTGATGGGTTCAGGCATTGGTTTTGCATTGAAGAATGGCTTGTCTTCCGGTGGTTTAGACATCTTTAGCATTACGATCCGCAAAAAAACTGGCCGTTCCGTTGGTTCGATTTCTATGTACTTCAATGGCTTGATCATTTTCGTCGCTGGCTATTTGTTTGGTTGGCAGTATATGTTTTACAGTGCCTTATCGATTTTTGTCAGTGGTAAAGTGACAGATGCAGTCTATACGAAGCAAAAGAAAATGCAGGTCATGATCATCACTAAAAATCCAGATGCAGTGATCGAAGGCATCCAGCAAAAAATGAGAAGAGGTATCACGATCATTCATGAAGCTGAAGGCGCGTATCGTCATGATAAACAAACACTCCTTTTAACAGTTGTCACACGATTTGAACTGCCGGCATTGGAAGCGGCGATGAAAGACTCGGACCCCTCTGCTTTTGTGAGTATTTCGGATAATGTCAAAATCCTTGGGCGATTTTATGAAGAGGATTTGTAA
- a CDS encoding sugar-binding transcriptional regulator gives MLDELKMIEAVAPDLLDVMQERFHILRNIYWMQPIGRRSLSESMGITERVLRTETDFLKNLQLIETSKSGMTLTEKGLGVYQGLETVMNQLLGMHQIEKEISQYFGIKRCIVVAGNSDSQEKVLYEFGDILTDTLDLLLPDGNNTIAVMGGTTMALTAEHMGSLETEKRHNLFVPARGGIGEAMSVQANSVSAVMANKTGGHHRALYVPEQLSPETYKSLLQEPSIQEVLTLIEQSNCVVHSIGRALHMAARRKMSDDEMVMLKQNNAVAESFGYFFDEEGEVVYKIPRIGLQLKDLQKIQHVVAIAGGKTKAKAIRAYMKNAPKQTWLITDEAAANEILKGATL, from the coding sequence ATGCTGGATGAATTGAAAATGATTGAAGCTGTTGCTCCAGATTTGCTCGATGTAATGCAGGAAAGGTTTCATATTCTTCGTAATATATACTGGATGCAGCCTATTGGACGCAGAAGTTTATCAGAAAGTATGGGGATTACAGAAAGAGTCTTAAGAACTGAGACAGATTTCTTAAAAAACCTGCAGCTGATTGAGACTTCAAAAAGCGGAATGACGCTAACAGAAAAGGGTTTAGGTGTATATCAAGGCTTAGAGACCGTGATGAATCAGCTTTTGGGCATGCATCAAATCGAAAAAGAAATCAGTCAGTATTTTGGCATCAAGCGCTGTATAGTTGTTGCAGGCAATAGCGATAGTCAAGAAAAAGTCTTGTACGAATTTGGTGATATTTTAACGGATACGCTGGATTTACTTTTACCTGACGGCAATAACACGATTGCAGTCATGGGCGGAACAACAATGGCTTTAACTGCTGAACATATGGGCTCTTTGGAAACAGAGAAACGTCACAATTTATTTGTTCCAGCTAGAGGTGGTATCGGTGAAGCAATGAGTGTTCAAGCCAATTCGGTCAGTGCAGTCATGGCGAACAAAACCGGTGGACATCACCGGGCGTTGTATGTCCCAGAACAATTAAGTCCAGAAACATATAAGTCGTTATTACAAGAACCATCGATTCAAGAAGTATTGACATTGATCGAACAGAGCAACTGTGTTGTGCATAGTATTGGTCGTGCGCTGCATATGGCGGCTAGACGTAAAATGTCAGATGATGAAATGGTCATGTTAAAGCAAAATAATGCGGTAGCAGAATCTTTTGGTTATTTCTTTGATGAAGAAGGGGAAGTCGTTTATAAGATTCCTCGTATCGGACTTCAATTGAAAGATCTTCAAAAAATTCAACATGTCGTGGCGATCGCAGGTGGCAAAACAAAAGCCAAAGCCATTCGCGCTTATATGAAAAATGCACCAAAACAAACGTGGCTCATCACAGATGAAGCCGCTGCAAATGAGATTTTAAAAGGGGCAACCCTTTAA
- the eno gene encoding phosphopyruvate hydratase gives MSIITDVYAREVLDSRGNPTIEVEVYTESGAFGRGMVPSGASTGEYEAVELRDGDKSRYLGKGVVKAVDNVNNIIAEAIIGYDVRDQMAIDKAMIELDGTPNKGKLGANAILGVSIAVARAAADYLEVPLYHYLGGFNTKVLPTPMMNIINGGSHADNSIDFQEFMIMPVGAPTFKEALRYGAEVFHALAGILKARGLATSVGDEGGFAPNLGSNEEGFEVIIEAIEKAGYVPGKDIVLAMDAASSEFYDKEKGVYVLADSGEGEKTTEEMIAFYEELCAKYPIISIEDGLDENDWDGFKKLTVALGDKVQLVGDDLFVTNTTKLAEGIEKGIANSILIKVNQIGTLTETFEAIEMAKEAGYTAVVSHRSGETEDSTISDIAVATNAGQIKTGSLSRTDRIAKYNQLLRIEDQLGEVAEYKGLKSFYNLKNK, from the coding sequence ATGTCAATTATTACTGATGTTTACGCACGCGAAGTCTTAGACTCACGCGGTAACCCAACAATCGAAGTAGAAGTATACACTGAAAGCGGAGCTTTTGGCCGTGGAATGGTTCCATCTGGAGCTTCAACTGGTGAATACGAAGCGGTTGAATTACGTGATGGCGACAAATCTCGTTACTTAGGTAAAGGGGTTGTTAAAGCAGTTGACAACGTTAATAACATCATCGCTGAAGCAATCATTGGCTACGATGTTCGTGACCAAATGGCAATTGATAAAGCAATGATCGAATTAGATGGAACTCCTAACAAAGGTAAATTAGGTGCTAACGCTATTCTTGGTGTTTCTATCGCTGTAGCTCGTGCTGCTGCTGATTACCTAGAAGTGCCTTTATACCACTACTTAGGCGGATTCAATACAAAAGTATTGCCAACTCCAATGATGAACATCATCAACGGCGGATCTCATGCTGATAACAGTATCGACTTCCAAGAGTTCATGATCATGCCTGTAGGCGCTCCTACATTCAAAGAAGCGTTACGCTATGGTGCTGAAGTATTCCATGCATTAGCAGGAATCTTAAAAGCACGCGGTTTAGCTACTTCTGTAGGTGACGAAGGTGGTTTCGCTCCTAACCTTGGTTCTAATGAAGAAGGATTCGAAGTAATCATCGAAGCGATCGAAAAAGCTGGCTATGTACCTGGTAAAGACATCGTTCTTGCTATGGATGCTGCTTCTTCTGAATTCTACGACAAAGAAAAAGGTGTTTACGTTTTAGCTGATTCAGGCGAAGGCGAAAAAACAACTGAAGAAATGATCGCATTCTACGAAGAATTATGTGCGAAATACCCAATCATCTCAATCGAAGATGGATTAGATGAAAATGACTGGGATGGTTTCAAAAAATTAACTGTTGCTTTAGGCGACAAAGTTCAATTAGTTGGTGACGATTTATTCGTAACAAACACAACTAAATTAGCTGAAGGTATCGAAAAAGGTATCGCTAACTCAATCCTAATCAAAGTAAACCAAATCGGTACTTTAACTGAAACATTTGAAGCAATCGAAATGGCTAAAGAAGCTGGCTACACTGCAGTTGTTTCTCACCGTTCTGGTGAAACAGAAGATTCAACAATCTCTGATATCGCTGTTGCAACAAATGCTGGTCAAATCAAAACTGGTTCTCTTTCACGTACTGACCGTATTGCTAAATACAACCAATTATTACGTATCGAAGACCAATTAGGCGAAGTTGCTGAATACAAAGGTTTGAAATCTTTCTACAACTTAAAAAACAAATAA
- a CDS encoding ankyrin repeat domain-containing protein gives MERTRVALLISTSLGLLIFSGCQQKVSSPQKIEEESTIMSKKEITEPSSNEAAESSKQTFPQGTLLQAVSDNDAKTVQEILASDYMINEVNGKGESPLLIATHQNFVEIAKQLIDAGADINQQDQISDSPYLYAGAQGKTEILAYMLEKATPDQQKVNRFGGNALIPAAEKGHLENVKLLLKDGRSNIDHQNNYGYTALIEAVALRDGSEMYQQIVQVLVEAGADKTLRDNTGRTAEDYAKSLGYSEMLSILNVN, from the coding sequence ATGGAAAGAACAAGAGTAGCTTTATTGATATCAACCAGTTTAGGACTACTTATTTTTTCTGGTTGCCAGCAAAAAGTAAGTAGTCCACAAAAAATAGAAGAGGAGTCGACGATCATGTCAAAAAAAGAAATAACAGAACCTTCAAGTAATGAAGCCGCTGAATCAAGTAAACAAACATTTCCACAAGGAACATTGCTTCAAGCGGTTAGCGATAATGATGCAAAAACAGTTCAAGAAATTCTTGCGTCAGATTATATGATCAACGAAGTAAATGGAAAAGGAGAAAGCCCACTTTTGATTGCGACACATCAAAATTTTGTTGAGATCGCCAAACAACTGATCGATGCCGGTGCTGATATCAATCAACAAGATCAAATTTCAGATAGTCCTTATCTCTATGCAGGCGCTCAGGGGAAAACTGAAATCTTGGCTTACATGCTGGAAAAAGCAACTCCTGATCAACAAAAAGTCAATCGTTTTGGCGGAAACGCGTTGATTCCAGCAGCAGAAAAAGGACATCTGGAAAATGTTAAGCTACTATTGAAAGATGGTCGATCAAACATCGACCATCAAAACAATTATGGCTACACCGCGTTGATTGAAGCTGTTGCATTAAGAGATGGTTCTGAAATGTATCAACAAATCGTTCAAGTTTTAGTAGAAGCAGGAGCAGATAAAACATTGAGAGACAATACTGGGCGTACGGCAGAGGACTATGCGAAAAGCTTAGGCTACTCAGAAATGTTGTCTATCTTAAATGTAAATTAA